One genomic region from Conexibacter woesei DSM 14684 encodes:
- a CDS encoding sugar ABC transporter substrate-binding protein, whose protein sequence is MSRPTLVTPALLISAALAFAACGSSDSSSKSGSKDTGIAAAEGTQPVAGRPMPVDNPDKQPVRIAIISAPPQIAEFFKAVTAGALRADDVLTAHGGSVDYVNVTDFTVGGINSAVRTAISQGYDAIAVSMLSSGNCAPLKEATAKGIKVASLAGNAECAESSGALFFHGEDSLKAWAGVGKTMVDATGGQECKVGIITGSFSVEAHEQRRNGFIDGLEGSNVSPVSKGVEGGVDPAKTQAATRDYVSANPDLCGIAVLVNDNGAAAAALTPEQAKKIKVISADLTTGIEKQIGNGKQYASFTQDPFGESYDTAIWLYNAVITGKGPEGGFFQPVEGVLVTKDNLEAAVEAQSNGER, encoded by the coding sequence ATGTCCCGACCGACCCTGGTCACGCCAGCGCTGTTGATCAGCGCCGCGCTCGCGTTCGCGGCGTGCGGCAGCAGCGACAGCTCGTCGAAGAGCGGCAGCAAAGACACCGGCATCGCCGCCGCGGAGGGAACGCAGCCGGTCGCCGGCCGGCCGATGCCCGTCGACAATCCGGACAAGCAGCCGGTCAGAATCGCGATCATCAGCGCGCCGCCGCAGATCGCTGAGTTCTTCAAGGCCGTCACGGCCGGCGCGCTGCGCGCCGACGACGTCCTGACGGCGCACGGCGGCAGCGTCGACTACGTGAACGTCACGGACTTCACCGTCGGCGGCATCAACAGCGCGGTCCGCACCGCGATCAGCCAAGGCTACGACGCGATCGCGGTCTCGATGCTCAGCTCGGGCAACTGCGCGCCGCTGAAGGAGGCCACCGCCAAGGGGATCAAGGTCGCGAGTCTCGCCGGCAACGCGGAGTGCGCTGAGAGCAGCGGCGCCCTCTTCTTCCATGGCGAGGACAGCTTGAAGGCGTGGGCCGGCGTGGGCAAGACCATGGTCGACGCCACAGGCGGGCAGGAGTGCAAGGTCGGGATCATCACCGGCTCGTTCAGCGTCGAGGCGCACGAGCAGCGCCGGAACGGCTTCATCGACGGGCTCGAGGGCAGCAACGTGTCACCGGTCAGCAAGGGGGTCGAGGGCGGCGTCGATCCCGCGAAGACCCAGGCGGCGACGCGCGACTACGTGAGCGCCAACCCCGACCTGTGCGGGATCGCCGTGCTCGTCAACGACAACGGCGCGGCGGCCGCCGCGCTCACGCCCGAGCAGGCGAAGAAGATCAAGGTCATCTCCGCCGACCTCACGACGGGCATCGAGAAGCAGATCGGGAACGGCAAGCAGTACGCGAGCTTCACGCAGGACCCGTTCGGCGAGTCCTACGACACCGCGATCTGGCTGTACAACGCCGTGATCACCGGCAAGGGACCGGAAGGGGGATTCTTCCAGCCGGTCGAAGGCGTGCTGGTCACGAAGGACAACCTGGAAGCCGCAGTCGAGGCGCAGAGCAACGGCGAGCGATGA
- the xylA gene encoding xylose isomerase, whose amino-acid sequence MTDMGSRHRFTFGLWTVGNPGRDPFGGPTRAPVDPVESVAKLAQLGAWGVNLHDEDLVPWGSSPSERDRIVARFKVALGESGLDVGMATTNLFAHPAFKDGAFTSNDRRVRRAAIGKAMRSIDLGAELGAEVYVFWGGREGTESGVAKDPRDALERYREAIDVLADYAVEQGYAMRFAIEPKPNEPRGDNFLPTVGHALHFVSTLQRPEMVGVNPEVAHDTMAGLSIHHAVGQALWAGKLFHIDLNSQRIGRYDQDYRFGAEDLKECFLLVRLLERAGYAGPLAFDAHAYRNESAEGVWEFARGCMATYTALAERARHFDALPEVQEALAAASTGELTVTTVGGDGAPVLKAEADSLDALAERGYFNERLDQLLVEALMGVR is encoded by the coding sequence TCGGTCGCCAAGCTCGCGCAGCTCGGGGCGTGGGGCGTCAACCTGCACGACGAGGACCTCGTCCCGTGGGGTTCCTCGCCGTCCGAGCGCGACCGGATCGTCGCGCGCTTCAAGGTCGCGCTCGGCGAAAGCGGCCTGGACGTCGGGATGGCGACCACCAACCTGTTCGCGCATCCGGCCTTCAAGGACGGCGCCTTCACGTCCAACGACCGGCGCGTCCGGCGAGCGGCGATCGGCAAGGCGATGCGCTCGATCGATCTCGGTGCCGAGCTCGGCGCCGAGGTGTACGTGTTCTGGGGCGGCCGTGAAGGGACGGAGTCCGGTGTGGCCAAGGATCCGCGCGATGCGCTCGAGCGTTACCGCGAGGCGATCGACGTCTTGGCCGACTACGCCGTCGAGCAGGGGTATGCCATGCGCTTCGCGATCGAGCCGAAGCCCAACGAGCCGCGCGGGGACAACTTCCTGCCGACGGTCGGCCATGCCCTGCACTTCGTCTCGACGTTGCAGCGGCCCGAGATGGTCGGGGTCAACCCGGAGGTGGCGCACGACACGATGGCCGGCCTGTCGATCCACCACGCCGTCGGTCAGGCGCTGTGGGCCGGCAAGCTCTTCCACATCGACCTCAACTCGCAGCGCATCGGCCGCTACGACCAGGACTACCGCTTCGGCGCCGAGGACTTGAAGGAGTGCTTCCTGTTGGTGCGGCTGCTGGAGCGCGCCGGCTATGCGGGCCCGCTTGCGTTCGACGCGCACGCGTACCGCAATGAGAGCGCGGAGGGCGTGTGGGAGTTCGCTCGGGGCTGCATGGCGACGTACACGGCGCTCGCCGAGCGGGCGCGCCATTTCGACGCGCTCCCCGAGGTGCAGGAGGCATTGGCCGCGGCATCCACCGGCGAGCTGACTGTGACGACCGTCGGCGGCGATGGGGCCCCGGTGCTCAAGGCAGAGGCGGACTCGCTCGACGCGCTCGCCGAACGCGGGTACTTCAATGAGCGCCTCGACCAGCTGCTGGTCGAGGCGCTCATGGGAGTGCGTTGA